The Canis lupus dingo isolate Sandy chromosome 4, ASM325472v2, whole genome shotgun sequence genome contains a region encoding:
- the SUPV3L1 gene encoding ATP-dependent RNA helicase SUPV3L1, mitochondrial isoform X3, with amino-acid sequence MIKDPARGWAWTRALLGLCAEEVHLCGESAAIDLVTELMYTTGEEVEVRNYKRLTPISVLDHALESLDNLRPGDCIVCFNKNDIYSVSRQIEIRGLESAVIYGSLPPGTKLAQAKKFNDPDDPCKILVATDAIGMGLNLSIRRIIFYSLIKPTINEKGEKEIEPITTSQALQIAGRAGRFSSKYKEGEVTTMNREDLSLLKEILKRPVNPIKAAGLHPTAEQIEMFAYHLPDTTLSNLIDIFVDFSQVDGQYFVCNMDDFKFSAELIQHIPLSLRVRYVFCTAPINKKQPFVCSSLLQFARQYSRNEPLTFSWLRRYIKWPLLPPKNIKDLMDLEAVHDVLDLYLWLSYRFIDMFPDANFIRDLQKELDGIIQEGVHNITKLIKISETHKLLNLESLSAENQSRLSGALKSQARRMRSTKTLGSKATEPPTSNAEEKSLASRLVQQGLLTADMLKQLEKEWLTQQTEHGKEKTEPGTHSKGTRRKKKEPPSD; translated from the exons ATGATTAAAGATCCAGCCAGAGGATGGGCCTGGACCAGAGCACTTCTAG GACTTTGTGCTGAAGAAGTTCATTTGTGTGGAGAATCTGCTGCTATTGACCTGGTTACTGAGCTTATGTACACGACTGGGGAAGAAGTGGAG GTTCGAAACTATAAGAGGCTTACCCCCATTTCCGTGCTGGATCATGCACTCGAATCATTAGATAACCTTCGGCCTGGGGACTGCATTGTCTGTTTTAACAAGAATGATATTTATTCTGTGAGTCGACAGATTGAAATTCGAGGATTGGAATCAGCTGTTATATATGGCAGTCTCCCACCTG GGACCAAACTTGCTCAAGCAAAAAAGTTTAATGATCCTGATGATCCTTGTAAAATCCTGGTTGCTACAGATGCAATTGGCATGGGACTTAATTT gagcataagaagaattattttttactcCCTTATAAAACCCACCATcaatgaaaagggagagaaagaaatagaaccgATTACCACTTCTCAGGCCTTGCAGATTGCTGGCAGAGCTGGTAGATTCAGTTCAAAATACAAAGAAGGAGAAGTGACAACAATGAATCGAGAAGACCTCAGTTtattaaaggaaattttgaaaaggCCTGTGAATCCTATAAAG GCAGCCGGTCTTCATCCAACTGCTGAACAGATTGAAATGTTTGCCTACCATCTCCCTGATACAACACTTTCTAATCTCATT GATATTTTTGTAGACTTTTCACAAGTTGATGGGCAGTATTTTGTCTGCAATATggatgattttaaattttctgcagAGTTGATCCAACATATTCCATTAAGTCTACGAGTGAGGTATGTTTTCTGCACAGCTCCTATCAATAAGAAGCAGCCCTTTGTCTGTTCTTCATTGTTACAG tttGCCAGGCAGTATAGCAGGAATGAACCGCTGACCTTCTCATGGTTACGCCGATATATTAAATGGCCTTTACTTCCACCTAAGAATATTAAAGACCTCATGGATCTAGAAGCTGTCCATGATGTCTTGGATCTTTACCTATGGCTAAG CTACCGCTTTATAGATATGTTTCCAGATGCCAACTTTATTCGAGACCTCCAGAAAGAACTAGATGGCATTATCCAAGAAGGTGTACACAACATCACCAAACTGATTAAAATTTCTGAGACACATAAACTGTTGAATTTGGAGAGCTTGTCAGCAGAGAACCAGTCGCGATTGTCAGGAGCTTTAAAGAGCCAGGCTAGACGGATGCGTAGCACCAAAACTTTAGGGAGTAAAGCTACGGAGCCACCTACCTCCAACGCGGAAGAGAAATCTCTTGCTTCCAGATTGGTGCAGCAAGGCCTCCTCACTGCAGACATGTTGAAACAGCTAGAAAAAGAATGGTTGACACAACAAACTGAGCATGGCAAAGAAAAAACAGAGCCTGGAACTCACTCAAAAGGGacgagaagaaagaagaaggagccTCCTTcagattag
- the SUPV3L1 gene encoding ATP-dependent RNA helicase SUPV3L1, mitochondrial isoform X2: MQSHSLDVDIHIILNDICFSAAHVDDLFPFFLRHAKQIFPVLECKDDLRKISDLRIPPNWYPEARAIQRKIIFHSGPTNSGKTYHAIQKYLSAKSGVYCGPLKLLAHEIFEKSNAAGVPCDLVTGEERVTVGPDGKQAAHVACTVEMCSVTTPYEVAVIDEIQMIKDPARGWAWTRALLGLCAEEVHLCGESAAIDLVTELMYTTGEEVEVRNYKRLTPISVLDHALESLDNLRPGDCIVCFNKNDIYSVSRQIEIRGLESAVIYGSLPPGTKLAQAKKFNDPDDPCKILVATDAIGMGLNLSIRRIIFYSLIKPTINEKGEKEIEPITTSQALQIAGRAGRFSSKYKEGEVTTMNREDLSLLKEILKRPVNPIKAAGLHPTAEQIEMFAYHLPDTTLSNLIDIFVDFSQVDGQYFVCNMDDFKFSAELIQHIPLSLRVRYVFCTAPINKKQPFVCSSLLQFARQYSRNEPLTFSWLRRYIKWPLLPPKNIKDLMDLEAVHDVLDLYLWLSYRFIDMFPDANFIRDLQKELDGIIQEGVHNITKLIKISETHKLLNLESLSAENQSRLSGALKSQARRMRSTKTLGSKATEPPTSNAEEKSLASRLVQQGLLTADMLKQLEKEWLTQQTEHGKEKTEPGTHSKGTRRKKKEPPSD, translated from the exons ATGCAGTCTCATTCTCTGGATGTGGATATTCACATCATTTTGAATGATATTTGCTTCAGTGCAG ctcaTGTGGatgatttatttccatttttcttgagaCATGCGAAACAGATATTTCCTGTGTTGGAATGTAAGGATGACCTACGTAAAATCAGTGACTTAAGAATACCACCTAACTG GTACCCAGAAGCCAGAGCTATACAGCGGAAGATAATATTCCATTCAGGCCCCACAAACAGTGGCAAGACTTACCATGCAATCCAGAAATACTTGTCAGCAAAATCTGGAGTGTATTGTGGCCCTTTAAAATTACTGGCACATGAGATCTTCGAAAAGAGTAATGCTGCT GGTGTTCCATGTGACTTGGTAACAGGTGAAGAACGTGTGACCGTAGGACCAGATGGGAAACAGGCAGCCCATGTTGCTTGTACAGTTGAGATGTGCAGTGTTACAACTCCTT ATGAAGTGGCCGTGATTGACGAAATTCAAATGATTAAAGATCCAGCCAGAGGATGGGCCTGGACCAGAGCACTTCTAG GACTTTGTGCTGAAGAAGTTCATTTGTGTGGAGAATCTGCTGCTATTGACCTGGTTACTGAGCTTATGTACACGACTGGGGAAGAAGTGGAG GTTCGAAACTATAAGAGGCTTACCCCCATTTCCGTGCTGGATCATGCACTCGAATCATTAGATAACCTTCGGCCTGGGGACTGCATTGTCTGTTTTAACAAGAATGATATTTATTCTGTGAGTCGACAGATTGAAATTCGAGGATTGGAATCAGCTGTTATATATGGCAGTCTCCCACCTG GGACCAAACTTGCTCAAGCAAAAAAGTTTAATGATCCTGATGATCCTTGTAAAATCCTGGTTGCTACAGATGCAATTGGCATGGGACTTAATTT gagcataagaagaattattttttactcCCTTATAAAACCCACCATcaatgaaaagggagagaaagaaatagaaccgATTACCACTTCTCAGGCCTTGCAGATTGCTGGCAGAGCTGGTAGATTCAGTTCAAAATACAAAGAAGGAGAAGTGACAACAATGAATCGAGAAGACCTCAGTTtattaaaggaaattttgaaaaggCCTGTGAATCCTATAAAG GCAGCCGGTCTTCATCCAACTGCTGAACAGATTGAAATGTTTGCCTACCATCTCCCTGATACAACACTTTCTAATCTCATT GATATTTTTGTAGACTTTTCACAAGTTGATGGGCAGTATTTTGTCTGCAATATggatgattttaaattttctgcagAGTTGATCCAACATATTCCATTAAGTCTACGAGTGAGGTATGTTTTCTGCACAGCTCCTATCAATAAGAAGCAGCCCTTTGTCTGTTCTTCATTGTTACAG tttGCCAGGCAGTATAGCAGGAATGAACCGCTGACCTTCTCATGGTTACGCCGATATATTAAATGGCCTTTACTTCCACCTAAGAATATTAAAGACCTCATGGATCTAGAAGCTGTCCATGATGTCTTGGATCTTTACCTATGGCTAAG CTACCGCTTTATAGATATGTTTCCAGATGCCAACTTTATTCGAGACCTCCAGAAAGAACTAGATGGCATTATCCAAGAAGGTGTACACAACATCACCAAACTGATTAAAATTTCTGAGACACATAAACTGTTGAATTTGGAGAGCTTGTCAGCAGAGAACCAGTCGCGATTGTCAGGAGCTTTAAAGAGCCAGGCTAGACGGATGCGTAGCACCAAAACTTTAGGGAGTAAAGCTACGGAGCCACCTACCTCCAACGCGGAAGAGAAATCTCTTGCTTCCAGATTGGTGCAGCAAGGCCTCCTCACTGCAGACATGTTGAAACAGCTAGAAAAAGAATGGTTGACACAACAAACTGAGCATGGCAAAGAAAAAACAGAGCCTGGAACTCACTCAAAAGGGacgagaagaaagaagaaggagccTCCTTcagattag
- the SUPV3L1 gene encoding ATP-dependent RNA helicase SUPV3L1, mitochondrial isoform X1, with amino-acid sequence MSFPRCALLWARLPAGRRVGHRAAACSALRARVEPLPGALGRVSAVASASSSSASGGSKAPNTSLFVPLTVKPQGPSADGDVGAELTRPLDKNEVKKILDKFYKRKEIQKLGADYGLDARLFHQAFISFRNYIMQSHSLDVDIHIILNDICFSAAHVDDLFPFFLRHAKQIFPVLECKDDLRKISDLRIPPNWYPEARAIQRKIIFHSGPTNSGKTYHAIQKYLSAKSGVYCGPLKLLAHEIFEKSNAAGVPCDLVTGEERVTVGPDGKQAAHVACTVEMCSVTTPYEVAVIDEIQMIKDPARGWAWTRALLGLCAEEVHLCGESAAIDLVTELMYTTGEEVEVRNYKRLTPISVLDHALESLDNLRPGDCIVCFNKNDIYSVSRQIEIRGLESAVIYGSLPPGTKLAQAKKFNDPDDPCKILVATDAIGMGLNLSIRRIIFYSLIKPTINEKGEKEIEPITTSQALQIAGRAGRFSSKYKEGEVTTMNREDLSLLKEILKRPVNPIKAAGLHPTAEQIEMFAYHLPDTTLSNLIDIFVDFSQVDGQYFVCNMDDFKFSAELIQHIPLSLRVRYVFCTAPINKKQPFVCSSLLQFARQYSRNEPLTFSWLRRYIKWPLLPPKNIKDLMDLEAVHDVLDLYLWLSYRFIDMFPDANFIRDLQKELDGIIQEGVHNITKLIKISETHKLLNLESLSAENQSRLSGALKSQARRMRSTKTLGSKATEPPTSNAEEKSLASRLVQQGLLTADMLKQLEKEWLTQQTEHGKEKTEPGTHSKGTRRKKKEPPSD; translated from the exons ATGTCCTTCCCCAGGTGTGCCCTGTTGTGGGCTCGGCTCCCGGCGGGGCGCCGGGTGGGCCACCGGGCCGCCGCCTGCTCTGCTCTTCGCGCCCGCGTTGAACCCCTTCCTGGGGCTCTAGGGCGCGTGTCTGCCGtagcctccgcctcctcctcttctgcctcagGAGGCTCCAAAGCCCCGAACACGTCCTTGTTCGTACCGCTGACTGTGAAACCTCAGGGCCCCAGCGCGGATGGCGACGTCGGGGCTGAGCTCACCCGCCCTCTGGATAAGA ATGAAGTAAAGAAGATCTTAGACAAGTTTtacaagaggaaagaaattcaGAAGCTGGGTGCTGATTATGGACTTGATG CTCGTCTCTTCCATCAAGCTTTCATCAGCTTTAGAAATTATATCATGCAGTCTCATTCTCTGGATGTGGATATTCACATCATTTTGAATGATATTTGCTTCAGTGCAG ctcaTGTGGatgatttatttccatttttcttgagaCATGCGAAACAGATATTTCCTGTGTTGGAATGTAAGGATGACCTACGTAAAATCAGTGACTTAAGAATACCACCTAACTG GTACCCAGAAGCCAGAGCTATACAGCGGAAGATAATATTCCATTCAGGCCCCACAAACAGTGGCAAGACTTACCATGCAATCCAGAAATACTTGTCAGCAAAATCTGGAGTGTATTGTGGCCCTTTAAAATTACTGGCACATGAGATCTTCGAAAAGAGTAATGCTGCT GGTGTTCCATGTGACTTGGTAACAGGTGAAGAACGTGTGACCGTAGGACCAGATGGGAAACAGGCAGCCCATGTTGCTTGTACAGTTGAGATGTGCAGTGTTACAACTCCTT ATGAAGTGGCCGTGATTGACGAAATTCAAATGATTAAAGATCCAGCCAGAGGATGGGCCTGGACCAGAGCACTTCTAG GACTTTGTGCTGAAGAAGTTCATTTGTGTGGAGAATCTGCTGCTATTGACCTGGTTACTGAGCTTATGTACACGACTGGGGAAGAAGTGGAG GTTCGAAACTATAAGAGGCTTACCCCCATTTCCGTGCTGGATCATGCACTCGAATCATTAGATAACCTTCGGCCTGGGGACTGCATTGTCTGTTTTAACAAGAATGATATTTATTCTGTGAGTCGACAGATTGAAATTCGAGGATTGGAATCAGCTGTTATATATGGCAGTCTCCCACCTG GGACCAAACTTGCTCAAGCAAAAAAGTTTAATGATCCTGATGATCCTTGTAAAATCCTGGTTGCTACAGATGCAATTGGCATGGGACTTAATTT gagcataagaagaattattttttactcCCTTATAAAACCCACCATcaatgaaaagggagagaaagaaatagaaccgATTACCACTTCTCAGGCCTTGCAGATTGCTGGCAGAGCTGGTAGATTCAGTTCAAAATACAAAGAAGGAGAAGTGACAACAATGAATCGAGAAGACCTCAGTTtattaaaggaaattttgaaaaggCCTGTGAATCCTATAAAG GCAGCCGGTCTTCATCCAACTGCTGAACAGATTGAAATGTTTGCCTACCATCTCCCTGATACAACACTTTCTAATCTCATT GATATTTTTGTAGACTTTTCACAAGTTGATGGGCAGTATTTTGTCTGCAATATggatgattttaaattttctgcagAGTTGATCCAACATATTCCATTAAGTCTACGAGTGAGGTATGTTTTCTGCACAGCTCCTATCAATAAGAAGCAGCCCTTTGTCTGTTCTTCATTGTTACAG tttGCCAGGCAGTATAGCAGGAATGAACCGCTGACCTTCTCATGGTTACGCCGATATATTAAATGGCCTTTACTTCCACCTAAGAATATTAAAGACCTCATGGATCTAGAAGCTGTCCATGATGTCTTGGATCTTTACCTATGGCTAAG CTACCGCTTTATAGATATGTTTCCAGATGCCAACTTTATTCGAGACCTCCAGAAAGAACTAGATGGCATTATCCAAGAAGGTGTACACAACATCACCAAACTGATTAAAATTTCTGAGACACATAAACTGTTGAATTTGGAGAGCTTGTCAGCAGAGAACCAGTCGCGATTGTCAGGAGCTTTAAAGAGCCAGGCTAGACGGATGCGTAGCACCAAAACTTTAGGGAGTAAAGCTACGGAGCCACCTACCTCCAACGCGGAAGAGAAATCTCTTGCTTCCAGATTGGTGCAGCAAGGCCTCCTCACTGCAGACATGTTGAAACAGCTAGAAAAAGAATGGTTGACACAACAAACTGAGCATGGCAAAGAAAAAACAGAGCCTGGAACTCACTCAAAAGGGacgagaagaaagaagaaggagccTCCTTcagattag